The Enterobacter asburiae genomic sequence CATGATAGATCCGCATGGCATGACAGGTGATACTCTGGAGATTAGCAGCCAGCCTTTTCCCCATATTCACCAGTATGCCGTGTGGTATTTTACTGCTTGTACTGTTTACTGTCAGAGTAAAACAATTTGTTTCAACGCTGACCTCAATAAAATCATTTCCAAATAATGTACCGACAACCTGCCTGATTGTTTCTTCATAATCTGTCAGATCAATGACATCACGCCATCTCGCATTTACGAGTTGATACTTTCTGATATGTAAATACATAGAACCACCTTTATGTTATTTCAACTAATATGATGTTCTCCGATATTATGAAAATATTAATCATCATTGTAATTGCTGATAACCTCTCTAACCTTCGGATCTTACGTTCCCCCCTGCCTCTCCGACTCGATGGCAAAAGTGCATGGTCAAATATGCAGCAAAAACATGTCATGTACAGGTCAGGATAATAATTATCACCCTGAACGTAAAAATATACATGGACAGTATGAGTCCACATGTTATTCGATGATTCGAGCAATGTTTTAATATATTGATAATTAATGAGTTAATTTTTTTCTCCGTCACAGTAAAAGTGGACTCATCCTGTCCGTTACTTTGCTGAAAATATCCTCTTCGCTGGCATTAACCGGATAAACGAATGGGTAAGCACGATAAACTTGGATATCGACTCGGATTGATATTAACTCGCCTGAACAATGGTGAGTCACTAGCCGTCCGGGAGTTATCTGAGGAATTTAACGTTTGCGAAAAAACTATCCGTCGTGATCTTACTCAGCGCCTGTCCTATCTTAATCTGATTCGACAAAATGGTCGCTATCGCCTGTCTGACGGTGTTCTCGGTCAACGCAGCAATGCTGATTTACGTCATTTCACGCGCATCCTGGGTATTGAAGGGCTGTTCCCTCGCTGGGATGACAGACTACTGAGTATTTTGTTAGGTAACACGAAAAACAACCCGTTTCTGATAAAACAACGTCCATACGAAAACTGCGGATCATTCATGTCAATTCTGAATGTATTATCCGATGCCATCCTGTCACAGAAGAAAGTAAATTTTAATTACAAAGATAAAGAGTTTCGGGCTGTTGAGCCATACAGACTGGTTAATGACGACGGATTGTGGTATCTCGCTGCCGCCCATGACAGTACATTAAAAAGCTTTGTTATCTCATCTGTCAAAGACGTTTGCATGAGTAATATCGCTTTCAGGATAATCCCCGAAATTAATGAAAAAATAGAAAAGACAGATGGTATCTGGTATAGCGAAGACCTTATCGAAGTTCTCATTTCAGTTTCCGCACATGTTGCTCCGTGGTTTACCCACCGTCATCTATTGCCAGGACAGGAAATAATTCATACTTCCCGGTCTGGCGATTTACTGGTGATATCACGTGTAACACACACAGATCAGATAATGCCTTTAATGAAATACTGGATACCGGATGTCGAAGTAATACAACCGGCCTCAATCCGTCAACAACTTGCTGAAGATATACAATCCGCACTGAAACGTTACACCCAGCCAAGTAACGCCCCGTAATGACACGGATAATATAATTTTCATTGAGTGCTATTTTTGTAAGCTAAAAAATGGAGTTACCATGAAAAAATGCCCGGTTCTTCTTGTTGTATCAGGGTTTCTGACCGAAAATGATATATCATGGTTTAACCGAATTAAAGCAGGGTGTGGCCTTGATGTCAGATACTATAAATGGGAATCGGCAAATCTACTATCCATATTAAGTTCTGACATAGCGAACAAGTGGGGGTTATATACTCTCTTCCCCCTGAGAACATCTCCTTTATTGCCATCAATCTCCATCCCATTTAAAGCGCGTCAGGCCTGGTATAATGCAACGAAAGCAGCAGTTAATAACAGAGAAAAATTAGCACACGTAATAAACGAGATATACGTTAAAGAAAAGCGTAATGTGATCATAATGGGTCATTCTTTAGGGACTCGATTAATAAACAATACATTACCCTATATTAAAAATGATAATATTCTCTTAACAATCTCTATGGCCGGAGCCACCCCAATAACAAGTTATACAGAGAACATAATGAAAATGGCTTACGGTTCAAAAATGGGGCATTTAAATATCTACAGTGAACATGATAAAGTACTTAACACGATATACCCTCTCGTTGAGTCAGTAACACCAATTGGGGTTCGGGAGGTGAGATTCAGACCTGCTCGGATAATCAACTGGAAGTGGAATGTTGGTCACACTGAATATATTACTTCAAACAGGATTGATTCATTAACACACTGGTTAAATGTTACCTGTGCCGATTTAGCTGATCCAGCCGTAGAGCTCACTGACGACGACATAAAATTGTTTAATAATATTATTGATCTTGCGAATTTAACATGTCATAAAAACACTGTCGCCCCCAAATTAATATCATTTGAGTAGTTAAAAAAAGGTTGCATTATAACGGGAGTGTATATTTACTCCCGTTAAGTTTCATATTTTATAGAATTGATATGGATTCGATTAAAAATTTCGTCTAACTCGTTCCCTTATCAAATTTGCCAGCCTTACCCTTCCAGGTGAAATAGTTTCCGTTACAGTTTCAACTCTCAACAAATCACGCTGTCCGGTTCGGCGACTGACCGCGAAACGCTGACATATATCATTAACCGATACCGTATTACCGGTATACAGTTGAAGTAATATCCAGCACAGCCTTTCTGCGATCCTTTCACCGCGAGTTTTATACATCTGTAAAACCTTCAGTTATCGTCAACGATGACATAGTCCACCTCAAAACCCACATAACTGACTGTATTCATGAATATTTATTACCGGTGTAATACTGTCGTTGGGGTAATGGATTAACCGTTATCACCCTGCTACTGGAGAATGCACCATAGGGGGCAAAAATCACGAGGGATCTGAGATCCCCCGTGTCTGCACTTGTTTATGCGAACAGCCAGGAAAAAGAGACATCATCTCCATGCTGTGATGCACGCCACATGCAGTAGATTACAAAGCCGCCCGCTTTCTTCCTGTTCATAACGGGTCAACAACTTTCCACAGTTACCGTTACCCGGTAAATCCCCATAGAGAGATACTCCATAAAATTACGCTCCCACAGGGACCAGAGTTCATTCCTCTCTGCTGCCAGTGAAATATCCCCAATCAGATAATGGAAGACATAATTCCCCGACCAGCAAAAATCAATTTCTTTTTCCAGCTCAGGGTAGACACGCCCCATATAACTGAAATCTGTGACATAATCAAAATACCATTCATTATTCTTACGGATAAACCGTATTTCAACGGGATGAAAGCCCCCGGATTCTGCACTGTAGTCCGGATCACGGAAATTAATAACCACTGCCTCAGTTATTTTTTGTAAAACCTGATTTGCCAGAAGAGTAGTAATATGCTGCTGAAATTCTTTAGTAACAGGCAGAGTTAATCCTGCCTGTTTTAAAACATATTGGGTTTGCATAATAAATTTTCCTTTAGAAAGTAAATAGTGGTGTGTGGTGATTTCTGGTTGTATAACAGTGCAGGAAATAAATTAATCCTCTGTAATCTTTTCCTGGCTACTGATCGTATTAAGTTTATTCAACCGCTCCCTCCAGTCCGGGTATAATACATGAGTAAATAACTTCTCTGGATGTGCCTCCAGCAGACATATATCCGGGGAGCGTAAAACAGCAGCCAGAAAACCTGCATTGTTGGCGCTTGCCCCTTTGAATAGCGGCCTGAATACTCCGGATGAGAAGCCGGTAGCAGGTTGTGTTTCCAGAACAGTTGCAATCTTTGAAAGTGAGATCCAGTCCTTAGAGAACAACCCTCCACAGCCATTTGCCACCAGACGAAGATAAAGTTCATTGTCCACCTCTGATATCGCCAGTTGCCATGTCAGCATACCACTTGCCTTAGGACTGATTTTTTCTGCCTGGCCTGTTTCAATGAGCAACTGATAGTCTTTTACATCAGATAATGTTTGTTCATCTGCACTGAGATTTTCATGAATAACCTCTGCCTCATTTTTAATCTCCTTCGAAACTGACTCAACATTATTTTTAACTAATTTTGATTTACTCATTTTGCGTTCCTGGTTTTGCTTGTGTTTAATAGCGTGATTCGGCCATAGAAATTAATAAATCAATACCCTTCAGAGGGCAATCGGGGTGAAATAACAGATAAATACCGTTCCCGTTATCTTCCGTAACAGAAAGCATCAGGTAATAGTCATCTGTCAGACGGACTACAAATTCTGGATTTGAAATTAACTGATGAATCACATTTAATACCTGCGCTTTAATATCTTCAGGTACATCATCGGGCTCGACATATATTAATGTCACCCCGACTTCATCCCAGAAACTCATTGCAGAGTATTCATCTTCAAATGGGAGTACCAGCTCTGTTTTCAACAGACTCATTACTGACTCCGGAAGAGATAGTGATGGCAGACTTTGCCAGTTAGCGATAAACTTCATTGAATAATCCTCATAAACAAAAAACCCGATACGTTTTAAGTATCGGGATTACATAGACAGGGTAAAGAATCTGGAATTGCCTTCAGTGGTCATCTATATTCTTTCATAATATCCACAATCCTTGCAGATAAGCACTGGCGCATTATTCCTTTCACGCTGTTCAAGGAATCCAAATAGACGCTGTATCGCCCTGATGATTTCTTTAAGCAATTCTGGTAATTGCTCCGGGCTAATATAACCGGATGTCGATGTCAGAAACCGGTCATCGCGAGTCACCTTTGCTATATTTCCGGCAGTTTCTGTGACTGTATTCCGACTACCGCACTTAGGGCACTTTAACGGCATAATCATTCTCCACGTTTAAGAGATGCAAAAATCACTGTTCTTTACTGGTAGCTACGGGGGGTAAAAGAAGGTCGGTAACACCCTGCCCGGTCTGACGCATTCGCTCTGGTGTCAGTTTTGCGTAGCGCTCCGTACTCTGAATACTGGCATGTGCAAGCTGGGCTTTAACGTCATACAGACTGTACTGTCCGCTGGAGACAAGTAATGATGCGACGGAATGGCGCGTAGTGTGGAAACAGACTTCACTTTTATCTATCCCGCACTCTGCCAGTATTTTTTCATAGGCCCACCGGGGTTCTGATATTGGTTTTCCATTATCTTTTACGGCAAACAGATAGGGGTTGCTGCCAGCCCGTGGGATCGAATCAATAATAGATAATGCAACATCACTGAGATACACAGTTCTGCTTCGACCATTCTTAGTATAAGGAATGAATAACGACCTGTTATCCCGATCAATATGTTTGTGCATGACATTCAGCATTTCTGATTTGCGAGTACCGGTTAACAGCAGCATGGCTATCAGTCCCCCGGCTGCCTTATTGGGGTATCGTGCCGCAGCGTCGAGGATCCTTCTGATCTCATCGGCGTCAAAAAAGCGCGTCCGCTGATTATTCTCCTTCAGCAAAGGGATCTTATCGGCTTCATTCTTCTCCAGGACATCCTGTCGTAGCGCATAACGCCCCATAGTTTTCAGAATAGCCAGTGCCCTGTTACAGGTAGACGGTGCATACTGCTGGCCGTGAATACGACCCTCAAGCATGTCGAAAAGCACCTGCTGGATTTCCCGGGCCCGAAGGTCACAGTAACGTATCTTCCCCAGACAAGGTTCAATGTATTGCGTGAAACGCTGAACATCCTTATCCCAGGACTTTTTATGGCGTTTGATGAACGGAACATAGGTCTGGTGAAAAAACTCACTAAGCGTTGGCATAGCACGATAATTATCGCGTTCTGCCTTAGGGTCATTTCCCAGTGCAATCGCCTCCTTGTGACGGCGGGCTATCTGACGGGCTGTCCCCACATCAATTTCAGGGAATCTGCCAATACTGATACTTTTTTTGGTACCGTGGAATGTGTATCGCAGGAGGAAACGTTTGTTACCCGTTCGACCTGAGAGGCATTTGAGGCCAATGACCTCGGTATCAGATACCTCAAGCTCTGTAGATCGGGTATCTGTGTTTGCCGGAAGGGCTTTGATGGATGAATTGGTGAATCGGAAGGATTTTTGCATATTTATCCTCATATATCTGATTGATATCATGAAAATAATATATATCTGAAGGTGTTTTTATTACGGGGCAGGATTGAAGAATGGAAAGGCTATTAGACGCGTACAAACGGATATTACAGGAAGTTGACGCCCAGTCATTTAACCTGAATGAAGATAAATACTCAGGCGTCTTTTTACCCGTGCCGTTTGAAGAATACTGGCATTCACCGGTAAAAATCATGCTGGTTGGACGTGAAACCGCTGGCTGGAATACGCTGAATGGTAAGAATACGATATCACGGGTGTTGGGACTTATGCCTGACGTCACCATCGGGCAGGTGGTTGAAGAAGCTGTAGATCGTTACAGGAAACATCTTCCGGTACAAAATTATGGCACCACCAACCTCAAATCACGTAGCCGCTTCACGCAATATCATTTCCGACTGGCCCGGGAGCTAAATTTTCCTCCTCAGGCTATCGTGTATGCCAATCTACTGGCGTGGGATTACGACGGACTGACCCCTCTCAATCGCCCTCAAAATGAAGTGCAGGAAGTCATATTAGCCTCGCTGAAGCTGCTGGCGGTACAAATTAAACACCTTGAGCCTGATTTCATCATCTTTGCATCCGGAGCACGGAGAACAGACTACATCATAAAACAGGTGCTTACTGAGCTAGGCGGCTATGAGACTTCTTCAGTCATTTCGGGGAAGCTATGGGAGTTCAAAACAGGTAATACAATCTGTTTCAGAATTGCCCATCCAAGGGCTATGCGCGGACACCAGAAGTACAGAGAAGAGGTGATTGCACGAATTAAGCAACTTCGTACTCGGGGTGGCTAGAACATTACAGTTTGCTCAGCAGGCCCCCCTTCCCGGAAGAGTACCGGAAAACAGGCAAAGCGACCTGGTTCTCTATGCTGGAGGCGACACGTTCGATTCGGCATTGCCAGGCTGGAGATTGCAGCTCATTGCACCCCGTGAGCACAGGATATGCACAGGACATGAATTTCAGGCACAAAAAAACCACCCGTAGGTGGTTTCACGACACTGCTTATTGCTTTGATTATTCTGCTTTTTCCCATGGTAGCCGGAGTGGGACTTGAACCCACACAGCGCGAACGCCGAGGGATTTTAAATTGGTTGTTAAAATCATTAAAATCAATGCGTTAGGAAATTTATCCGAACATAACCAAAAATGACACCACCTTAAATACATGCACTTACAACCTCTTTGGTGCCAATCTTCGGAATGATTAGTGAATAATAATGCTTCATTCCGTAGCCCTGTACCACGCTTGCCAACGATACTTATCCAGCCGTAACTGGCGCAGGCATTCCGCTGTTTCGATGTCTGCTTGCAGATCTTCGTCGCTGTCTGTTCCAGCTTTACTCGCTCCCTTGCACGGCTCCTGCATCAAATCCGCTGATGGAGTTGGCCGCGTCGAGGGCTCGCTGACGCAGCTGCACAGCGTGATCGTCAAAATCGCACTTAACATGATTCGGGTCGTTAACATATTTCACCACGTCTCGGTAAATGGTCCGGTAAATCACTTTACCCTCTGCACTGGCCGCCGCCGCTTTCTGCTCGCCGATGGCGACGGCTTTCTCAGCTTTCTTCTGCTTCGCTTTTTCCTGGCTGTTAACGTGCTCGCTGTGCGCATACCACCCTTTGAGGTAGCCTACATAAAAGGTACCGACAAAAAACGCCAGCAGAACGGCCAGCGCTAACAGCTTTGCTTTTATCGTCACTGGTCTATCCCCCAGCACGCTAACGCGCTTTCCTGATCCCGACGCTCAACCTGACCATAGCAGCCATTCTTCTGACCTTTGGTCAGTCTACAGTCACGGCCCCCGTCTTTGATCCACCAGCGGATCGCCTCACATGCCCCTTTTCGGTCACCGGCATTCATTCGCTTATAGAACGTTGACGGGAAGCATTTGCCGGGTCCGATGTTGTACGGACAGAAGGATGCAATCCCGGCTTTCTGCGGCTCTGTCAGCGGTACCTTGATGTTGCGGTCTACCCATGCCAGCGCCTTATTACGTTCAATGGCGTTTACCTGGTCGCATTTCGCCTGCGTCAGTTTCATACCCGGTATCACCGGCTTGCCATCAACCATTGTGGCGCCACGGCAGATCGTCCAGATGCCACTGCCATCTTTGTACGCGGTGAGACTGTTTCCCTCTTTCTCATTCAGGAACTGATCGAGAATGACCGATGCTGGTGCACCAGCGAGTACCAGCCCCAGAACGGCGGCACTTAGTTTCGCCCGGCTATTCATGATTGAATCTCCGTTTCAGTCATCACCCGCTGGACTTTAGCGACAACTTCGTCGGCCTGTTCGAGGTTGTGTGAATCAGACTTGCTCAGGAACTCGATAACCGCTCTTGTACGCTGGCGGTCTAATGCCAGACGTTCTGCGGATGCGTGGCGATCAGCTTTAATCTTTGCCCGGCGGTCAAGCCAGCCAAGAAACGATAGCAGGAAACCGAGAACTGCAAGCACGAGATATGTTAAATCAAGCGTGGTAATGCCGAGATAAGCTGCAAGGGTGGTTAACCCATTGCCGATCCAGGACAGCCAGTTGTTTTGCGGATTCATCCCCAAACCTTACCCCGGAGGGAAATTTATGTAGTCCCGCAAGAGTATGGTTAGGCTACGGTCGGAATCCTGACCATATAGAGAATGTCGATCCAGAGTTATTGTGGTGCTACACTTCAGACCTTTTAGAATTCACTGATTTTTATAATGTTAAAGTTATTCGCCCGATACACATCGATAGGTGTCATCAACACACTCATTCACTGGGTGGTGTTTGCCATTTGTATCTATGCATTTAATACAAGTCAGGCGCTCGGTAACCTTGCCGGGTTTGTTGTGGCTGTATCGTTCAGCTTCTTCGCAAATGCCAGATTCACGTTCAAATCATCAACCACGACTATGCGATACATGCTTTATGTAGGGTTCATGG encodes the following:
- a CDS encoding site-specific integrase; this translates as MQKSFRFTNSSIKALPANTDTRSTELEVSDTEVIGLKCLSGRTGNKRFLLRYTFHGTKKSISIGRFPEIDVGTARQIARRHKEAIALGNDPKAERDNYRAMPTLSEFFHQTYVPFIKRHKKSWDKDVQRFTQYIEPCLGKIRYCDLRAREIQQVLFDMLEGRIHGQQYAPSTCNRALAILKTMGRYALRQDVLEKNEADKIPLLKENNQRTRFFDADEIRRILDAAARYPNKAAGGLIAMLLLTGTRKSEMLNVMHKHIDRDNRSLFIPYTKNGRSRTVYLSDVALSIIDSIPRAGSNPYLFAVKDNGKPISEPRWAYEKILAECGIDKSEVCFHTTRHSVASLLVSSGQYSLYDVKAQLAHASIQSTERYAKLTPERMRQTGQGVTDLLLPPVATSKEQ
- a CDS encoding helix-turn-helix transcriptional regulator, producing the protein MGKHDKLGYRLGLILTRLNNGESLAVRELSEEFNVCEKTIRRDLTQRLSYLNLIRQNGRYRLSDGVLGQRSNADLRHFTRILGIEGLFPRWDDRLLSILLGNTKNNPFLIKQRPYENCGSFMSILNVLSDAILSQKKVNFNYKDKEFRAVEPYRLVNDDGLWYLAAAHDSTLKSFVISSVKDVCMSNIAFRIIPEINEKIEKTDGIWYSEDLIEVLISVSAHVAPWFTHRHLLPGQEIIHTSRSGDLLVISRVTHTDQIMPLMKYWIPDVEVIQPASIRQQLAEDIQSALKRYTQPSNAP
- a CDS encoding GtrA family protein; amino-acid sequence: MLKLFARYTSIGVINTLIHWVVFAICIYAFNTSQALGNLAGFVVAVSFSFFANARFTFKSSTTTMRYMLYVGFMGALSAIVGWTADKSGLAPPITLIVFSAISLVCGFIYSKFIVFRDAK
- a CDS encoding lysozyme — translated: MNSRAKLSAAVLGLVLAGAPASVILDQFLNEKEGNSLTAYKDGSGIWTICRGATMVDGKPVIPGMKLTQAKCDQVNAIERNKALAWVDRNIKVPLTEPQKAGIASFCPYNIGPGKCFPSTFYKRMNAGDRKGACEAIRWWIKDGGRDCRLTKGQKNGCYGQVERRDQESALACWGIDQ
- a CDS encoding DUF726 domain-containing protein translates to MKKCPVLLVVSGFLTENDISWFNRIKAGCGLDVRYYKWESANLLSILSSDIANKWGLYTLFPLRTSPLLPSISIPFKARQAWYNATKAAVNNREKLAHVINEIYVKEKRNVIIMGHSLGTRLINNTLPYIKNDNILLTISMAGATPITSYTENIMKMAYGSKMGHLNIYSEHDKVLNTIYPLVESVTPIGVREVRFRPARIINWKWNVGHTEYITSNRIDSLTHWLNVTCADLADPAVELTDDDIKLFNNIIDLANLTCHKNTVAPKLISFE
- a CDS encoding DUF2787 family protein → MQTQYVLKQAGLTLPVTKEFQQHITTLLANQVLQKITEAVVINFRDPDYSAESGGFHPVEIRFIRKNNEWYFDYVTDFSYMGRVYPELEKEIDFCWSGNYVFHYLIGDISLAAERNELWSLWERNFMEYLSMGIYRVTVTVESC